Below is a window of Streptomyces genisteinicus DNA.
GATGATCCACTCCTGGATCTCGCCCGGGGTCGAACCGGGGAGCAGGCAGTCGTCCCCGCGGGAGACGCAGTCCTCGAGGAAGTTGGTGAGTGCGAGCTGGAAGCCCTCGGCCTGCCCGAGGGAGCCCTGTTCGGAGGTCTCCGTCGGGTCCACCACGGCGTCGAACACCGCGCGGCCCACGTTCCGGGGGAACAGATGGGCGTAGACGCCGCCGAGTTCGGTGCCGTAGGAGATGCCGAAGTAGTGCAGCTTGTCGTCGCCGAGCACCTGCCGCATCAGGTCCATGTCGCGGGCCGCCTCGGTGGTGCCGACGTGCGGCAGCGCCTCGCCCGAGTTGTCCTCGCAGGCGTCGGCGAACGACGTCAGGCTCTCGGTGAAGGTCTCGATCTCCGCGGGGGTGTCGGGGGTGGAGTCCTCGGCGACCCACTCCTCCATCTGCTGGTCGTCCAGGCACTGCACCGGCTCGCTGCGGCCCACCCCGCGCGGGTCGAAACTCACCAGGTCGTAGCGGGTCCGCAGGGTGCCGTAGTCGACCGCGGCCGCGGGCAGGGTGGCGACGCCGGAGCCGCCGGGGCCGCCGAAGTTGAAGACGAGCGAGCCGATGCGCTCGTCCGGGTCCGAGGCCCGGGCGCGGATGAGCGCGAGCTCGATCGTGTCGCCGCCCGGGTCGTCGTAGTCGAGCGGCGCCTCCATGAAGGAGCACTCCCACTGCGCGCCGCCGGGCAGCGGGGACGGCTTGGTCCCGCCGCCCTCCGCCTGCGACGGCGCGGGGCACGGCTGCCAGTCCAGCTTCTGGGCGGCGAAGTCCCGCGGCTCGTTGCCGCCGTCCCCACCGCCCCCGTCGCCGTCGCCGGAGCACCCGGCGGCGGCCATCAGGACGGCGAGGGCCGCGGCCGATGCGACGGCGGCGCGGCGGGCGGCGGCGGTGCGGCGGGCGGCGGAAGTGGTCGGCATGCGGCCATCGTGCGCCGCCCCGGCATGCTCCGCACGGGCGACGGGCCCATGCGGGTGGCGTACCGGGCCGTGCTCCCTACGGGTGCCGGCGCTGGGCCGCGCGGGTGGAATTCACCGCCGGGTCCTGGACGCGGGCCTCACAGCGACCCCTTGCGGGTGAGGTGGTTGAAGGCGAACCACCCCGGCAGCACCGGCAG
It encodes the following:
- a CDS encoding alpha/beta hydrolase; this translates as MPTTSAARRTAAARRAAVASAAALAVLMAAAGCSGDGDGGGGDGGNEPRDFAAQKLDWQPCPAPSQAEGGGTKPSPLPGGAQWECSFMEAPLDYDDPGGDTIELALIRARASDPDERIGSLVFNFGGPGGSGVATLPAAAVDYGTLRTRYDLVSFDPRGVGRSEPVQCLDDQQMEEWVAEDSTPDTPAEIETFTESLTSFADACEDNSGEALPHVGTTEAARDMDLMRQVLGDDKLHYFGISYGTELGGVYAHLFPRNVGRAVFDAVVDPTETSEQGSLGQAEGFQLALTNFLEDCVSRGDDCLLPGSTPGEIQEWIIRFLDGLDAKPIPGIGGRELTQSQGLNGIAQTLYSREYWELLEQGLDEAEGGDGALLMAFSDALTGRNENGTYSNSQAAGAAIGCVDSEERYTLEQTRAALPRFEKASPVFGAFLGWGLMGCTDWPVPGTWTHPDVSAPGAPPILVIGNTGDPATPYEGAQRMAEALGEGVGVRMTYRGEGHGAYGNSACVDRAVNGYLLNGRVPEDGTVCR